Proteins from a genomic interval of Pelagicoccus enzymogenes:
- a CDS encoding L-fucose/L-arabinose isomerase family protein, which yields MKNSNQSIGVIFGNRDFFPDKLVTEARADISRLFEELGLEAVMLGEEETKLGGVETHADARKCAELFKANRERIGGILVCLPNFGDEKGVADTLKMAGLNVPVLIQGYPDDLDRLDVIRRRDAFCGKISVCNNLRQAGIAYSLTRKHVVHPSDASFVEDLQQFVAVCRVVGGIRGCRIGAVGARPGAFNTVRYSEKILERDGISVTTVDLSEILGAADKLAADSEVIVSKIEEIKAYANASLVPQAKLVQMARLGVVLDNFVEENTLDATAVQCWTSVQANHGCNVCTSMSMMSEELSPSACEVDVTGVLTMYAMQLASGSPSALVDWNNNYGSEDDKCVLFHCGNWAKSFLKDAKISTAPILGTVVGEENTYGALDGRTPASTLTYGRITTDDTNGKIRAYIGEGQLTDDNLKTFGNRAVAEVPKLQKLMRHVCREGFEHHVVMNASHTAAILKEAFEVYLGWETYYHEAPEV from the coding sequence GTGAAAAACAGTAATCAGTCGATTGGAGTCATTTTCGGGAATCGTGACTTTTTCCCAGATAAGCTTGTAACGGAAGCTCGGGCGGACATCAGCCGTCTCTTCGAGGAACTCGGTCTTGAGGCCGTGATGCTGGGCGAGGAGGAAACCAAGCTTGGCGGGGTCGAAACCCACGCGGATGCCCGCAAGTGCGCGGAGTTGTTCAAAGCGAACCGGGAGCGCATCGGCGGGATCTTGGTATGTTTGCCGAACTTCGGTGACGAGAAGGGCGTTGCGGACACCTTGAAGATGGCTGGGCTCAATGTGCCGGTACTTATTCAAGGGTATCCAGACGACTTGGACAGGCTCGACGTGATTCGTCGCCGCGATGCGTTCTGCGGAAAAATTTCTGTATGCAATAACTTGAGACAGGCGGGAATCGCTTACTCTCTCACCCGCAAGCACGTGGTGCATCCGAGCGATGCGTCCTTCGTGGAAGATTTGCAGCAATTCGTGGCGGTATGCCGCGTGGTGGGTGGAATTCGCGGTTGTCGAATCGGAGCGGTCGGGGCGCGTCCTGGAGCGTTCAACACTGTTCGTTACAGCGAGAAGATCCTTGAGCGCGACGGGATCAGCGTCACGACCGTCGACCTATCGGAAATCCTGGGAGCCGCTGACAAGTTGGCTGCCGATAGCGAGGTCATCGTATCGAAAATCGAGGAAATCAAGGCGTATGCGAATGCCTCTCTGGTGCCTCAAGCGAAGCTGGTTCAGATGGCGCGACTCGGCGTGGTGCTCGACAATTTCGTAGAGGAAAACACGCTGGATGCCACTGCCGTGCAATGCTGGACTTCGGTGCAAGCGAACCACGGCTGCAACGTTTGCACGAGCATGAGCATGATGAGCGAAGAGCTCTCGCCGAGCGCTTGCGAGGTGGACGTCACCGGTGTGCTTACCATGTACGCCATGCAGCTGGCTTCCGGCTCTCCCAGCGCCCTTGTGGATTGGAACAACAACTACGGCAGCGAAGACGACAAGTGCGTGCTTTTCCACTGCGGAAACTGGGCGAAGTCGTTTTTGAAAGACGCCAAGATCTCCACGGCGCCTATCCTCGGAACGGTTGTGGGAGAGGAGAACACTTACGGAGCGCTCGATGGACGCACTCCCGCCAGCACCCTGACCTATGGGCGTATCACAACCGACGATACAAACGGCAAGATCCGTGCGTACATCGGAGAAGGCCAGCTGACGGACGACAATTTGAAAACTTTCGGCAATCGCGCGGTGGCAGAGGTGCCCAAGCTGCAAAAGCTCATGCGGCACGTTTGCCGCGAAGGCTTCGAGCACCATGTGGTGATGAATGCCTCGCACACGGCCGCCATCCTCAAGGAAGCCTTCGAGGTCTACCTCGGCTGGGAAACCTACTACCACGAAGCACCTGAAGTCTGA
- a CDS encoding helix-turn-helix domain-containing protein, with amino-acid sequence MRRADHHNEIELNLLRRGSVTYLLAGSKVEISAGQLAAFWASIPHQVIDYEDNTDYYVTTIPFAWFLQFKLPEAFVRTLLHGSLLKENLGGKAELDYSRFAEWETDLLKNQNEVQDIVLLELHARLHRMAIRVADDCSLEQKKQDNMVKLQDGSLNKVEQIACFIAQHYLEPLTAEQIGEATGIHPNYAMNLFKKAFGTTLINYLTHHRISHAQRLLVTTDLKILDIAMESGFHTLSRFNSAFRQTCGCSPREYRAHQK; translated from the coding sequence ATGAGGAGGGCCGACCACCACAACGAGATTGAACTCAACCTCCTCAGGAGAGGCAGCGTCACCTACTTGCTTGCAGGATCCAAGGTCGAAATTTCCGCCGGCCAGCTTGCCGCCTTCTGGGCTTCGATTCCCCATCAGGTCATCGACTACGAGGACAACACCGACTACTACGTCACCACGATTCCCTTCGCCTGGTTCCTGCAGTTCAAACTTCCCGAAGCCTTCGTGCGCACCCTTCTCCACGGTTCCCTGCTGAAAGAGAATCTCGGCGGCAAGGCCGAGCTCGACTACAGCCGTTTCGCAGAGTGGGAGACCGACCTGCTAAAGAACCAAAACGAAGTTCAGGATATCGTATTGCTCGAGCTGCACGCCCGCCTCCACCGAATGGCAATTCGCGTCGCCGACGACTGTTCCTTGGAGCAGAAGAAACAAGACAACATGGTAAAACTGCAGGACGGGAGCCTCAACAAGGTCGAACAAATCGCCTGCTTCATAGCCCAACACTATTTGGAGCCCCTTACCGCCGAACAAATTGGTGAAGCGACCGGGATCCACCCGAACTACGCCATGAATCTGTTTAAGAAGGCCTTCGGCACCACTCTCATCAACTACCTCACCCATCACCGAATATCCCACGCCCAACGGCTCCTCGTCACCACAGACCTGAAGATACTGGATATCGCCATGGAGTCCGGCTTTCACACCCTCAGCCGCTTTAACTCCGCTTTCCGCCAAACCTGCGGTTGCTCGCCCCGTGAATACCGAGCCCACCAAAAGTAG
- a CDS encoding DUF1593 domain-containing protein, which translates to MESHLRRSSLCMFTILRGSLLVACLSLGTVLSATPDAERPRIIVTSDGEIDDQCSMIRFLLYTNEWDVEGIVTSSSQYHWQGHRWAGDDWIEPNLAAYAEVYPNLLKHDPAYPSPEYLRERTVLGNVKAEGEMEEVTAGSQLIAEALLDETDSRPIWIQAWGGTNTIARALKSIEEEYPDRMAEVAAKCRFFFIWEQDSTYQDYIRPHWGKFDIPTIISDQFEAIAYRWKQVQPTELQTYFAGPWMKENILQNHGPLCALYAAHTGDEEGFADGDFRSEGDSPAFLHTIVNGLRSMESPDWGGWGGRYVRVRENTWLDPVPDPDYTYPEGRWYGSNGWGRSSLRPGSTSTPEQRREYFKPMWRWTAAMQNDFAARADWCVKDFANANHAPVISAKGPLDQTVKPGQSVRLATTATDPDGDSLTYRWWQYTEADSAATAVKIEKSDSPTRARFTAPNEPGKQVHIILEVADNGSPALVSYQRLVFNIQ; encoded by the coding sequence ATGGAATCGCATCTACGCAGATCGTCACTTTGCATGTTCACCATCCTACGCGGCAGCCTTTTAGTGGCTTGCCTGTCGCTCGGCACCGTGCTTTCGGCGACACCCGACGCCGAGCGACCACGCATCATAGTCACCAGCGACGGAGAGATCGATGACCAGTGCTCCATGATACGCTTCCTGCTCTACACCAACGAATGGGATGTGGAGGGAATCGTAACCTCGAGCTCACAATACCACTGGCAAGGCCACCGTTGGGCCGGCGACGACTGGATCGAACCGAATCTAGCCGCCTACGCAGAAGTCTACCCAAATCTTCTCAAGCACGACCCCGCGTACCCATCTCCTGAATACCTTAGAGAACGCACGGTGCTCGGAAACGTCAAAGCCGAAGGCGAGATGGAAGAAGTCACCGCCGGGTCCCAGCTCATCGCCGAGGCCCTTCTCGATGAAACCGACAGCCGCCCTATCTGGATACAAGCTTGGGGAGGCACCAATACCATCGCCCGCGCCCTCAAAAGCATCGAGGAAGAGTACCCAGATCGTATGGCGGAAGTCGCCGCCAAATGCCGCTTCTTCTTCATCTGGGAACAGGACAGCACCTACCAGGACTACATTCGGCCGCACTGGGGAAAATTCGATATCCCTACCATCATCTCCGACCAGTTCGAAGCCATCGCCTACCGGTGGAAACAAGTGCAACCCACCGAGCTGCAAACCTATTTCGCAGGCCCTTGGATGAAGGAAAACATACTGCAAAACCACGGTCCGCTCTGCGCTCTTTACGCCGCCCACACCGGCGACGAAGAGGGCTTCGCGGACGGAGACTTCCGCTCCGAAGGCGACTCGCCCGCCTTCCTCCACACTATCGTCAACGGCCTGCGCAGCATGGAATCACCCGATTGGGGCGGCTGGGGAGGACGCTACGTTCGGGTTCGAGAAAACACCTGGCTCGACCCCGTCCCAGATCCGGATTACACTTATCCAGAAGGGCGCTGGTACGGCAGCAACGGCTGGGGCCGCAGCAGTCTCCGTCCCGGTTCCACCTCCACGCCCGAACAACGCCGCGAATACTTCAAGCCCATGTGGCGTTGGACCGCCGCCATGCAAAACGATTTCGCCGCCCGGGCAGACTGGTGCGTCAAGGACTTCGCAAACGCGAACCATGCTCCCGTCATTTCCGCGAAAGGCCCCCTCGACCAAACGGTCAAGCCCGGACAAAGCGTACGCCTCGCCACAACCGCCACCGACCCCGACGGCGACTCCCTCACGTATCGCTGGTGGCAATACACCGAAGCCGATTCCGCCGCCACCGCTGTCAAAATCGAAAAAAGCGACTCCCCCACTCGCGCCCGCTTCACCGCTCCCAACGAACCTGGCAAGCAAGTCCATATCATTCTCGAGGTCGCCGACAACGGTTCGCCTGCCCTCGTCAGCTACCAGCGCCTCGTATTCAATATCCAGTAG
- a CDS encoding pectate lyase family protein, which translates to MKNKRTIATLFSVATLFACSGVSQQLAFPTAEGYGKYTVGGRGGKVYEVTNLNDSGPGSLRAAVEAEGPRTVVFRTSGNIELKSNLGIKNPYITIAGQTAPGDGICVKGYPLTIGADEVIIRHIRVRFGDESGQDSDAISARYVKNLILDHVSASWSVDETMSIYHCENITVQWSIISESLFDSNHAKSKHGFGGIWGSNYSSYHHNLIAHHSSRNPRFASGSGYTDYRNNVLYNWGYRSAYGAEAQQKGNEKFSSSHINMVANYYKPGPATDPAKKAELADPSQRGDNDKGHWFVADNVIEGSPSVTRDNWSGVRGDSYVKLDQPWGAMPINQQTAADAYVSVLQYAGATLPKRDPIDTRIVEEARTGTATFEGIYKTVKKVADPSKTVGIIDSQNDVGGWPDLKSLPAPADSDHDGMPDAWETEHEVDPYNPADGNKIAKNGYTMLEVYLNELASN; encoded by the coding sequence ATGAAAAACAAACGAACCATCGCCACGCTTTTCAGTGTCGCCACCCTATTTGCCTGCTCCGGCGTCTCCCAGCAGCTCGCCTTCCCCACCGCGGAAGGCTACGGCAAATACACCGTCGGCGGACGCGGCGGAAAAGTCTACGAAGTTACCAACCTCAACGACTCCGGCCCCGGCAGCCTGCGTGCCGCTGTCGAAGCCGAAGGACCTCGAACCGTTGTATTCAGGACCTCTGGAAACATTGAGCTAAAGAGCAACCTCGGCATCAAGAACCCATACATCACCATCGCCGGCCAAACCGCCCCTGGCGACGGTATCTGCGTCAAAGGTTACCCCCTAACCATCGGAGCCGACGAAGTCATCATCCGCCACATTCGCGTCCGTTTCGGCGACGAGTCAGGACAGGACTCCGACGCCATTTCCGCTCGCTACGTCAAAAACCTAATCCTCGACCATGTATCCGCCAGCTGGAGCGTCGACGAGACAATGTCCATCTACCACTGCGAAAACATCACCGTACAATGGTCCATCATCTCCGAAAGCCTGTTCGATTCGAACCACGCTAAATCGAAGCACGGCTTCGGAGGAATCTGGGGGTCCAACTACAGCAGCTACCACCACAACCTCATCGCCCACCACTCCAGCCGCAACCCTCGCTTCGCCTCCGGTTCGGGCTATACCGACTACCGCAACAACGTGCTCTACAACTGGGGATACCGCAGCGCCTACGGAGCGGAAGCCCAGCAAAAAGGGAACGAAAAGTTCAGCTCTTCCCACATTAACATGGTGGCCAACTACTACAAGCCCGGCCCCGCGACCGACCCAGCCAAGAAGGCTGAACTGGCCGACCCATCCCAACGCGGAGACAACGACAAAGGACACTGGTTTGTGGCCGACAACGTCATCGAAGGCAGCCCCTCTGTAACTCGTGACAACTGGAGCGGCGTACGCGGAGACAGCTATGTCAAGCTGGACCAGCCCTGGGGTGCCATGCCCATCAACCAGCAAACAGCCGCTGACGCATACGTATCCGTTCTTCAATACGCCGGCGCCACCCTGCCAAAACGCGACCCCATCGACACCCGCATCGTCGAGGAAGCTCGTACTGGCACCGCCACATTCGAAGGCATCTACAAAACCGTAAAGAAAGTAGCCGACCCATCGAAGACCGTCGGCATCATCGATTCCCAAAACGATGTAGGTGGCTGGCCCGATCTCAAAAGCCTCCCCGCCCCCGCCGACAGCGACCACGACGGCATGCCGGACGCCTGGGAAACCGAGCACGAAGTCGATCCCTACAATCCCGCCGACGGCAACAAGATCGCGAAAAACGGATACACCATGCTCGAAGTCTACCTCAACGAACTAGCTAGCAACTGA
- a CDS encoding DUF1593 domain-containing protein, giving the protein MPKLTQILCLAIAIASTASGSSDKHRVIVTSDIGGTDPDDYQSMAHVLLYADTLDIEGLVSSPFEREGKTKILEVIDAYEKDYPNLSTWSADYPTPDALRSITKQGGIHPAPYSGLRGTTEGSEWIVECARRDDPRPLHILVWGAIEEVAQALHDAPDILPKLRVYYIGGPNKKWGPDAYQYIADNFPTLFIIESNATYRGYFTGGDPDDEWGKNQFVKHHVAGRGAIGSYFSEHLGGVIKMGDTPSVNWVLRGNPGQPSLPGWGGRFVRAWDRPFARYDRLTTTDDRLEIFGVLELVLPLGPDAPKTPEGRMVVTNQSLIGSPDGEGNLRFRFCPRDPKVFTYTILSNVPALDGKEGAITAYLPDPEVSLTPSVYYPNWWTDDPTPAMAEGIHHGAKSVSQWREAFMRDFADRMERCARPAPTESSHP; this is encoded by the coding sequence ATGCCCAAGCTCACTCAGATCTTATGCCTCGCAATTGCCATAGCAAGCACCGCTAGCGGCAGCTCCGACAAGCATCGCGTCATCGTCACCAGCGACATCGGCGGCACCGACCCCGACGACTACCAGTCCATGGCTCACGTCCTTCTCTACGCCGACACTCTCGATATCGAAGGACTTGTTTCATCCCCCTTCGAGCGCGAAGGGAAAACCAAGATCCTAGAGGTCATCGACGCCTATGAGAAAGATTACCCAAACCTGAGCACCTGGTCCGCCGACTATCCCACTCCCGACGCGCTTCGCTCCATCACCAAGCAGGGAGGCATCCACCCCGCTCCCTACTCCGGCTTGCGGGGAACCACTGAAGGCTCCGAGTGGATCGTTGAATGCGCCCGCCGCGACGACCCACGACCTCTCCACATCCTCGTCTGGGGAGCCATCGAGGAAGTCGCCCAAGCCCTGCACGACGCGCCCGATATCCTGCCGAAGCTGCGCGTATACTACATCGGCGGCCCCAACAAGAAATGGGGACCGGACGCGTATCAGTATATTGCGGACAACTTCCCGACGCTCTTCATCATCGAGTCAAACGCCACCTATCGCGGCTATTTCACTGGCGGCGACCCCGATGACGAATGGGGCAAAAACCAATTCGTCAAACACCACGTGGCCGGTCGTGGCGCGATCGGTAGTTACTTCTCCGAACACCTAGGCGGCGTCATCAAAATGGGAGACACTCCTTCCGTCAATTGGGTCCTGCGTGGCAACCCAGGCCAACCCAGCCTCCCCGGTTGGGGCGGCCGTTTCGTTCGCGCTTGGGATCGCCCCTTCGCTCGCTACGATCGGTTAACGACTACCGACGATCGCCTCGAAATATTCGGGGTTCTAGAGCTAGTCCTACCGCTCGGTCCAGACGCTCCCAAAACGCCAGAAGGCCGCATGGTCGTGACCAACCAATCGCTGATCGGCTCGCCGGACGGCGAGGGTAACCTCCGCTTCCGCTTCTGCCCTAGAGACCCCAAAGTATTCACATACACAATACTAAGCAATGTACCCGCTCTCGACGGAAAAGAAGGTGCCATCACCGCCTATCTTCCCGATCCCGAGGTCTCGCTCACGCCGTCCGTTTACTACCCCAATTGGTGGACCGACGACCCCACACCTGCCATGGCCGAAGGCATCCACCACGGAGCCAAGTCAGTCAGCCAATGGCGCGAAGCCTTCATGCGCGACTTCGCCGACCGCATGGAACGCTGCGCCCGTCCCGCTCCGACCGAATCCAGCCACCCCTAA
- a CDS encoding pectate lyase family protein, whose protein sequence is MNPRYNRSKSAILTFLLGLVVLLESTSLSAENLVFSGAIGFGTTTPAGSGGRILRVTTIESKGPGSLHAAISVEGPRIIVFEVGGVIDLQGQNLRIEDPFLTIAGQTAPNPGITLIRGGLTVSNTHDILIQHLAVRPGDNGRSKGSGWDTDGIAVSASHRVVVDHCSTTWAVDENLSVSGPRLQGVTSSDVTFSNCLIAEGLNDASHAKGPHSKGTLIHDRIQRVAIVGCLYASNVDRNPYFKIGSSGVVANNVIFNPGEHAITSGWRPIEWEGHQAPPEPELSILGNVLSHGLDTQENLSFISAPPTEMEHSSDDPSRENRSGSQHPEIGRFYLQGNWQIMRDGSRARPSVPAARLRPNPILWLDGLKVSEPEETLTRVLKNAGARPFDRDPIDQRIVDGVRLGTGRIIDSQSEVGGYPEYEPTYRKLEIPTQDIDAWLANFTP, encoded by the coding sequence ATGAATCCAAGATACAACAGATCAAAAAGCGCCATCCTCACGTTTCTTTTGGGGCTTGTTGTCTTGCTCGAGTCTACCTCCTTGAGCGCTGAAAATCTTGTTTTCTCAGGAGCGATCGGCTTCGGAACTACGACACCTGCCGGTAGCGGTGGTCGTATCCTTAGAGTTACTACCATTGAAAGCAAAGGACCGGGCTCCCTTCATGCAGCGATCTCGGTGGAAGGCCCTCGCATCATCGTCTTTGAAGTAGGCGGCGTCATCGACCTCCAAGGCCAAAATCTGAGAATCGAAGACCCCTTCCTTACCATCGCTGGGCAGACAGCACCCAACCCGGGGATCACTCTCATTCGCGGCGGGCTGACTGTGTCCAATACACACGATATACTCATCCAACACCTGGCAGTACGCCCTGGCGACAACGGTCGCAGCAAAGGCAGCGGCTGGGATACAGACGGCATTGCCGTCTCAGCATCGCACCGAGTCGTCGTCGACCACTGTTCTACGACTTGGGCGGTTGACGAAAACCTTTCAGTATCCGGCCCTCGCCTACAAGGTGTAACGAGCTCCGATGTTACCTTTAGCAACTGCCTCATCGCTGAGGGTCTAAACGACGCTTCACACGCCAAAGGTCCTCATTCCAAGGGTACACTCATACACGATCGCATTCAACGCGTCGCAATCGTCGGCTGCCTCTATGCCTCCAACGTAGATCGAAATCCCTATTTTAAAATCGGATCCAGCGGAGTCGTGGCCAACAACGTAATCTTCAATCCCGGCGAGCATGCAATCACCTCTGGTTGGAGACCCATAGAATGGGAAGGTCACCAGGCTCCTCCCGAACCTGAGCTAAGTATCCTCGGGAACGTTTTGAGCCACGGTTTGGATACACAAGAGAACCTCTCCTTCATAAGTGCCCCGCCCACCGAAATGGAACATTCAAGCGACGACCCGTCTCGGGAGAATCGTTCAGGCAGCCAACATCCCGAGATAGGTCGCTTTTACCTGCAAGGGAACTGGCAAATCATGCGAGACGGATCAAGGGCGCGACCCAGCGTTCCAGCCGCTCGTCTTCGGCCTAACCCCATTCTCTGGCTCGACGGACTTAAGGTTTCTGAACCAGAGGAAACATTGACACGCGTGCTGAAGAATGCAGGGGCTCGCCCCTTCGACCGCGATCCCATCGACCAACGCATCGTCGACGGCGTGCGTCTAGGAACTGGCCGCATCATTGATAGCCAGTCTGAGGTAGGTGGCTATCCCGAATACGAACCCACCTACCGAAAATTGGAAATCCCCACTCAAGACATCGATGCGTGGCTCGCTAATTTCACGCCTTAA
- a CDS encoding pectate lyase family protein, with protein sequence MKSLIRQTLLAAVALSNVACLAAASQQQLAFPGAEGFGAYAKGGRGGRAIYVSNLHDSGEGSLRWAVEQEGPRTVVFEISGTIELESGLDIENPFLTIAGQTAPGDGICLKGDTVRVRTNDVIIRHLRFRLGDSQHGQGSRQGKDALSISSGANIIVDHCSASWSLDEVLSASTSKPTLTRVTVQWCYITEALNPSQHGFGSLIRGTGGAKYSFLRNLYAHNRGRNPRPGNYNSNPHDQDPNGLLLDFRNNVIYNWGGGHAGYNADSVSVTRLNYVGNYLIPGVDSKPTGIAYSTGSPYNRSYFAENAFDGQIPEDPWSLVNFRETWTADNIRDYRKDIPFETGPVTTDDAATAYARVLDFGGASLPKRDAVDARVVESVRDRSGQIIKSQEDVGGWPLLKSLPAPADSDRDGMPDSWETANGLDPNDPQDGNQVASNGYTQLENYLNQLTL encoded by the coding sequence ATGAAATCCTTGATACGCCAGACTCTGCTTGCGGCGGTGGCCCTTTCCAATGTCGCTTGCTTGGCTGCAGCCTCGCAACAGCAACTGGCTTTTCCAGGAGCTGAAGGCTTCGGGGCCTATGCCAAAGGCGGACGCGGCGGCAGGGCAATCTACGTTTCCAACCTCCATGACAGCGGGGAAGGCAGTCTGCGATGGGCAGTCGAACAGGAAGGGCCTCGCACTGTTGTATTCGAAATCTCAGGAACGATCGAACTGGAAAGCGGACTCGATATCGAGAACCCCTTCTTGACCATCGCTGGACAAACCGCGCCCGGCGACGGCATCTGCTTAAAGGGGGATACAGTTCGCGTCCGCACCAACGATGTTATTATCCGCCACTTACGGTTTCGACTGGGCGACAGCCAACACGGGCAAGGCAGCCGACAGGGTAAAGATGCCCTCAGCATCTCTTCCGGCGCAAACATCATAGTAGATCACTGCTCCGCAAGCTGGAGTCTCGACGAGGTGCTATCGGCCTCCACCTCAAAACCAACGCTCACCCGTGTCACCGTGCAATGGTGCTACATCACCGAGGCCCTCAACCCATCTCAGCACGGTTTCGGTTCATTGATACGAGGTACAGGGGGAGCGAAGTACAGCTTTCTCCGCAACCTCTACGCCCACAACCGAGGACGCAATCCCCGCCCCGGCAACTACAACAGCAACCCGCACGACCAAGATCCAAACGGCCTCCTGCTCGATTTCCGCAACAACGTCATCTACAACTGGGGCGGAGGCCACGCCGGCTACAATGCCGACTCGGTCAGTGTCACCCGTCTCAACTATGTAGGGAATTATCTGATACCGGGAGTCGACTCCAAACCCACCGGCATCGCTTACTCAACCGGATCCCCCTACAATCGATCCTATTTCGCCGAAAACGCCTTCGATGGTCAGATACCAGAAGACCCTTGGAGCTTAGTAAACTTTCGCGAGACCTGGACCGCCGACAACATCCGCGACTACCGAAAAGACATTCCATTCGAAACAGGCCCCGTAACGACAGATGACGCAGCCACCGCCTATGCTCGGGTTTTGGACTTCGGGGGCGCCAGCCTCCCGAAACGCGATGCAGTGGACGCCCGCGTCGTAGAAAGCGTCCGCGACCGATCCGGCCAAATTATAAAAAGCCAAGAGGACGTCGGAGGATGGCCGCTATTGAAAAGCCTTCCCGCCCCCGCAGACAGCGACCGCGATGGCATGCCCGACTCATGGGAAACAGCAAACGGCCTTGATCCGAATGATCCACAAGACGGGAACCAAGTCGCCTCCAATGGATATACTCAACTTGAGAATTACTTAAATCAACTAACACTCTAA
- a CDS encoding Gfo/Idh/MocA family oxidoreductase has translation MNTPQPTPINRRRFIATSSAALAASVVGVRAQSTNTVKLCVAMVGTGVRGTSMWGKSLLEDYGDALEFVALSDINPGRLAYAKRYMGVDCKTFTNFDEMLATVPMDILIVTTVDSTHHEFIVKGLNQGLTVVTEKPMTTDEDKCQQILDAERRSKGKVIVAMNYRYGHLFSELKKMLVERQIGSLTSIDFHWYLNTYHGASYFRRWHGLREKGGTLLLHKSAHHFDLLNWFIDSEPVEVSAFGGLEHYGSANAFRGENCRSCPHKKNCKFYWDITESQRNVDLYISNEKYDGYIRDNCLFRHEIDIFDKMAVQIKYANNVQVSYSLTTYSPFEGFRIAFNGMDGRFETWEGLPWMEQQQEDQAALHAKEMSQNREASLDKYYEIITSMNWGKSEVRKLPHVRSGHWGGDPIMKDQIFRGKKPERDYGQAASLRQGAMSVLIGIAARKSIDEKRIVRIDELTDLKPV, from the coding sequence ATGAATACCCCGCAGCCAACACCCATCAATCGCCGCCGCTTTATCGCAACTTCAAGCGCCGCACTCGCCGCCTCCGTCGTCGGCGTGCGTGCCCAATCCACCAATACAGTAAAGCTCTGCGTCGCCATGGTCGGCACAGGGGTAAGAGGCACTTCCATGTGGGGCAAGTCATTGCTCGAAGACTACGGCGACGCGCTCGAGTTCGTAGCACTCTCCGACATAAATCCCGGCCGGCTCGCCTACGCCAAACGCTACATGGGAGTCGATTGTAAGACCTTCACCAACTTCGACGAGATGCTGGCCACCGTCCCCATGGATATCCTGATCGTGACCACTGTCGATTCCACGCATCACGAATTCATCGTCAAAGGACTCAATCAAGGGCTGACCGTAGTCACCGAAAAGCCCATGACGACCGACGAGGATAAGTGTCAGCAGATTCTTGACGCCGAGCGACGTTCCAAGGGCAAGGTGATCGTGGCAATGAACTATCGCTACGGCCACTTGTTCTCCGAGCTCAAGAAGATGCTGGTCGAACGACAAATCGGAAGCCTGACCTCGATCGACTTCCATTGGTATCTGAATACCTACCACGGTGCCTCCTACTTTCGCCGCTGGCACGGATTGCGGGAAAAAGGTGGAACGCTGCTATTGCACAAGTCCGCCCATCATTTCGACCTGCTCAACTGGTTTATCGATTCCGAACCCGTGGAGGTAAGCGCCTTTGGCGGTCTAGAACACTATGGCAGTGCCAACGCCTTTCGCGGCGAAAACTGCCGCAGCTGTCCGCATAAGAAAAACTGCAAGTTCTACTGGGACATCACCGAAAGCCAACGAAACGTCGACCTCTATATATCCAATGAAAAATACGACGGCTACATCCGGGACAACTGCCTGTTCCGCCACGAGATCGACATCTTCGACAAGATGGCGGTGCAAATCAAATACGCCAACAACGTACAAGTAAGCTATTCTCTCACCACTTACTCCCCCTTCGAAGGGTTCCGCATCGCCTTCAACGGCATGGATGGGCGCTTCGAAACCTGGGAGGGCCTGCCTTGGATGGAGCAGCAACAGGAGGACCAGGCCGCCTTGCACGCCAAGGAGATGTCACAGAACCGAGAGGCATCTCTCGACAAATACTATGAAATCATCACCAGCATGAATTGGGGTAAGAGCGAAGTGAGAAAACTCCCTCATGTCCGCAGCGGCCACTGGGGAGGCGATCCCATCATGAAGGACCAGATCTTCCGCGGTAAAAAGCCCGAGCGCGACTACGGGCAAGCGGCAAGCCTTCGCCAAGGAGCGATGAGCGTGCTCATCGGCATCGCCGCCCGCAAGAGCATCGACGAGAAACGTATCGTTCGAATCGATGAGCTCACTGACCTAAAGCCGGTATAG